The sequence AACGAAGTTATTGAGTAAAGGAGCAAAAGCATCAATGCAGAggccaggaaaccaaacaacagcAGCAGGTGGAAAACCATTAGTAACATTTGTGCAAACAGACACAAATGCTTTCAAGGAAATAGTCCAGAGGTTAACAGGTCCATCGGAAAATGACCCGACACAGTTAGCAGCAAcatcagcagcagcagcaatTTCGAAGGTTGGTGCAGGATCGAAGAGATCAACATCGAAACTCCACGAAAGAAGGCATAATTTGACAAGGCCAAAACTAGAGATAGTAAAACCTCCAATCAACTTCAAATCTAATTTGACATCTCCAACATCTCATTCTCGGAGTTCTTCTCTTCACCCAAGTCCTGTCGGAACTCCTTCTACTGGTTTCTCTAAATTATCATTACAGGAACAGGAAAACAGAGGTTCAGAACTACTAACTCTTCCTGATTTGAATtctgaggaagaagagaaagccATTAAAGAGAGACGATTTTACCTGCATCCGTCGCCTCGCTCTAGACAAGGATCCACTCATGACCTACCTGAGTTACTTACCTTGTTTCCTTTGACATCCACTGAAAATGAAGAATGAATTATTAATTCATACCTATTTCAACTTCCATTACATGCTGTCTGTATTCAATGATATTTGATTGAACAAAGAAAACACTAATAAATTTGTTCTACTTTTCTTCAACTAATCCCATTCATTTGTTCTGCTAAGTAATagtttatcttttatattttatagtgTATTATAACATCTTCAATCATAATATGCAATTATACTTCAACTCACTTATTTTGACAGGAAAAGTAGCATAACATTATGGCTCACATGTTTCTATAACTACACTTCTAACATGCACACTACCTATGAAGTACTGACTCGGGTGAGGACATGTGTGCGGCAAACggcatttttaaaaaaaatatgagacacaGGTGCGGCAGGACACCGCAAATttctatataattaattaattatatatatatatatatagaaaaatatatagaaaacataaataacatataaaattgaGAAAAGTGCACAAATCAGTGTCCATTATTTTCCTGTATATAGAGGGTAAATGTGTCATTTTTCAGTCCAATTATTTCACTGCATAATCATATTTGTTTAAGCATGACTATTTTGGAGACTAACTTATTTATAGGTGTAAATGTGTcatttttcacaagttaacactCATTTCCTTCAACTGCCTATGGTTTATGATTAGAGATAGGTGGAGGAAGCCCTAATCGCGGGTAAAGGAAGATAATTTTATATCCTATCTGTTTTGGTTTTGTAAGATAATTTCTGCCTGGCTCCTTATTCAAGAGGGATAACCTcttggttttttttctttttaaaaaatctGGACACGGCGGGACACGTTTTTTCCGTGTCGGGTGCGAGTCCATCCGTGTCCCCATGTCCGGAGAGTCCAACATCGCCACTCCGACCCCCTAGAAGAGATTGTGCTTCATAGCACACAACGCAGACATATTGAATACAAAAATATATTGATTTCATATAAAACGAATCAAAACATGTGGCACTTTAGGGACCCTCGGATCTAACACCACGTGTAATAGCGTAGGCTTCGCATCCATCAAAGAACTTTCATGGAACGTTCCCCAGTAAGGGAAACCCCCATATGCGGCTAGGACAAAGACTTCTCCCAATAGAAGACTTCTACTAAAACAAGATTTCCAATGGAAGAAAGATTCCTAATTAAGATAGAATTCCTAGAAGAAAAAGAGGACTCGGTAGTATAAACCTTATAAATAGACATGTATGATCACACTAAAGAGTACATTAATACTTATATCCCTCAAACAGTTCACATTCTTCAATCCTTCCAAAGAGTGGGTTCGCCGGACTCCGGCCCCTCTCTAACCTCTTATTCTGTCTTACGGGTGTATCTACAGAAGGTTCAGCAGAAAGTTCGGACACATAGTTGCAAGTTTAAATACTCAGATAACATATACGTTTATACCAAATAAAGTATTTTGGAAGAATTCTCAATCTTTCAGCAAGTATCAGTTATATATCAAGCAGAATAGATGTAACCTTGAAACACTGTGATCCTTGTAATTCCACGAGTATGACATAAAGATCCGATAGAGAAGATGCTACTATTGAAGTCACACTTGATCATAGCACCACAACACCAAACGCCCAGGGCTTAATGGGAAAACAACAGGGCAGTTAGTTATTGGCAGGGGCAGTGAGGGAACAAATTAGTTATTGGCAATGATGAGCTAGAAAGGGGTAGCAGGTTGTTATTTAGCAGGTCTCGTTTGTATGAGAGGGTAGGCTGTTATTTGGGTTATTTTCTGCATCTTATTGCAGGGCCCTTATCTTAGAATAGGGAGCGAAGAATTGTATCTTCAGGAGGggattcatcttcttcaatccaGTTTCGTTAACTTTCCCTGATCAATAATACTTCAGAAATTGGAGGATCCGGCTAGGGCGGACCTCTAACCTTGCCAACCGAATCCTCCTAGTCATATCTGAGGAATCGAATTGATGCGCGAGCAAGATTCTATCTCGTGAGTCTAGTATTTTGAAGATCTATCAATCAAACTAGCCATCAGATTGTAAAAGGATAATTCTTATTATCAATCAAACTACTATCTTTAAAGGTTCAACCTTTGTTAGAAGAACTTGTTCTTCTAGACTATCTTCGGGGATTCTAACAATTTACTTAAAGTTAAGCTTGAGAAAtccatctttgttggtttatggTCCAAACTTTCACACTTTTTTCTCTCAACTCACTCTCGATCTGTATCAAGTGGGCGTCTGTAGCAATTTGATCCGGATGCTCTACATTCGGGATGAAAAAATACCTACTAGTTTATCAAAGACGATGTGAAATACATCCTTACCCCGATGAGAGAAGATTCTGACAAAAAAGCTAAGGTTATGTTGGTAACATTCCTCAACGGAAAGTCTTTTGCGGGAGAATGTTCCACAGGCCAACCACCGTACATGTTGATGATCAAACCAAAGATTCAAGAGTTAAgacatcaggagttttcatggctAGCCACATTCTATAATAGGTTTATTTGTAACTTTAGTACCATTATAGCCCCTTAGACCGAATGCCTAAAGAAAGGACGAGGTTTCCAATGGGAAGAGAAACAGGAAAATAGCTTCACCCCGATCAAAGAAAAACTCAATAGAGCACCTGTTCTAGCATTTCCAAATTTTGAGAAGCTCTTTTAGGTAGAAGGCGATGCCAGCAGAGGAGTTCTGATGTAGGAGAAGCAGCCTCTTGCTTACTTTAGCGACAAACTTAGTGAAGCAATGAT comes from Euphorbia lathyris chromosome 8, ddEupLath1.1, whole genome shotgun sequence and encodes:
- the LOC136203969 gene encoding VQ motif-containing protein 31 yields the protein MQRPGNQTTAAGGKPLVTFVQTDTNAFKEIVQRLTGPSENDPTQLAATSAAAAISKVGAGSKRSTSKLHERRHNLTRPKLEIVKPPINFKSNLTSPTSHSRSSSLHPSPVGTPSTGFSKLSLQEQENRGSELLTLPDLNSEEEEKAIKERRFYLHPSPRSRQGSTHDLPELLTLFPLTSTENEE